The following are encoded together in the Flavobacterium sp. TR2 genome:
- a CDS encoding TonB-dependent receptor, whose amino-acid sequence MKKDLFKNGVSLHFKKMLLSPFALAVIILNSNGLIANSYKKNTILTNQKQTDLVKGKIVDESGAPLPGVTVLVVGTKKSTVTDIEGNYAIAAQAGDVLQFSYVGLKTKTATVNGPILNITLSAGNAEALEDIVVIGSRNPARTVTESAVPIDVIGMKDIATQGPQTNLNQILNMVAPSFTSNTQTVADGTDHLDPAQLRGLGPDQVLVLLNGKRRHTSSLVNVNGTPGRGSVGTDLNAIPSFALEKIEVLRDGAAAQYGSDAIAGVINLNVKKDTKKLDINLFSGSNFSRNANNHTGGNDGNHYQLDLNYGTNLGKEKSFINVTGSLQLRDATSRANDATGTIYNAYNAIEQRAFQDGININSLFGNINNTPNSAQILSLIKGYAPKINYFTSAQQAAISNATTIPQMQTALNFDATDGELAYRNLQRKDFNMRVGQSSFESVQFFLNAAYPINDKLEAYVFGGTSYRQGESAGFYRRPNQARSYTGLYLNGFLPEIHSTINDISAAAGIKGTIFKDWKFDLSNTYGQNAFDYNIENTVNASLREASPTKFDAGGLRFAQNTTNLDLSKKFNALNVAFGAESRYEMFGINAGSPDSYSQYDINGNIVTATTPSNIRVTDFFGAARPGGAQVFPGYRAQNAKNESRHSYALYTDLELDVTDKWLLNGAVRFENYSDFGSTTTFKLASRYKLSNNVNLRGAFSTGFRAPSLHQIYYESTATQFTGGVPFEVGTFSNDSEIAKLLGIPKLKQEESKSVSAGFTAKIPAANITITADAYFIRINDRVVLTDQFTPTPETKPLYDQAGATAANFFANAIDTESKGFDVVITNKLNLNENLTLKNDLSGTFSRTHKVGNIHASPILEAAGQVNTYYSETSRIYLEEAIPRVKVNLTNNLSYKKFDFFLRNVYFGAVTDPNVADVNGDGYVGATIVNGKAVENEHPIWGAKIITDMSVGFKITASTKIVVGANNIFDIYPDKNLGPQMAKRATGVDSNGNITYAPAATAIDLSNQNQFVYSRNVSQFGQNGRFIFARLNFSF is encoded by the coding sequence ATGAAAAAGGATTTATTTAAAAATGGAGTGTCTTTACACTTCAAAAAAATGTTACTTTCTCCATTTGCCCTCGCCGTTATTATATTAAACAGTAATGGCCTTATTGCAAATTCATACAAAAAAAACACAATTCTAACGAATCAAAAGCAAACTGATCTCGTAAAAGGAAAAATTGTCGATGAATCTGGAGCTCCTTTGCCAGGAGTTACAGTCTTGGTCGTAGGCACTAAAAAAAGTACGGTTACCGATATAGAAGGAAATTACGCTATCGCAGCTCAAGCTGGAGATGTTTTGCAATTTTCATATGTTGGATTAAAGACTAAAACCGCAACTGTCAATGGACCAATTTTAAACATTACTTTATCTGCAGGAAATGCAGAAGCACTAGAAGATATTGTTGTTATCGGGTCACGAAATCCTGCTAGAACCGTGACAGAATCAGCAGTTCCTATAGATGTTATTGGAATGAAAGATATTGCGACGCAAGGTCCGCAAACCAATTTAAATCAGATTTTAAATATGGTTGCTCCATCGTTTACTTCAAATACTCAAACGGTAGCCGACGGAACAGACCACCTTGATCCTGCCCAATTGAGAGGCTTAGGGCCAGATCAGGTTTTAGTTTTATTAAACGGCAAAAGAAGACACACCTCATCATTGGTCAATGTAAACGGAACTCCCGGAAGAGGATCAGTAGGAACCGATTTAAATGCCATTCCGTCTTTTGCCCTTGAAAAAATTGAAGTATTGAGAGATGGCGCTGCTGCTCAATACGGATCGGATGCCATTGCAGGAGTAATCAATCTTAATGTAAAAAAAGACACTAAAAAACTGGACATCAATCTCTTTTCAGGAAGTAATTTCTCTAGAAATGCCAACAACCATACAGGAGGAAATGATGGTAACCATTACCAGTTGGATCTAAATTACGGAACAAATTTAGGCAAAGAAAAAAGTTTTATTAACGTAACCGGAAGCCTGCAACTGCGTGACGCAACAAGTAGAGCCAATGATGCCACTGGCACGATTTACAATGCTTACAATGCTATTGAACAAAGAGCTTTTCAGGACGGAATAAACATCAATTCTTTATTTGGCAACATTAACAACACGCCAAATTCGGCTCAGATTCTTAGTTTAATCAAAGGATATGCCCCAAAAATAAATTATTTCACAAGCGCACAGCAAGCCGCTATTAGCAATGCAACAACAATTCCGCAAATGCAGACGGCTTTAAATTTTGACGCTACTGATGGAGAACTTGCTTACAGAAACCTTCAGCGAAAAGATTTCAACATGAGAGTCGGCCAATCTTCATTTGAAAGTGTGCAATTCTTTCTGAATGCTGCCTATCCAATAAACGATAAATTAGAAGCTTATGTATTTGGTGGCACCAGTTACAGACAAGGTGAATCTGCTGGTTTTTACAGAAGACCAAATCAGGCAAGATCATACACTGGTTTGTATCTTAACGGTTTCTTGCCAGAAATACACTCAACAATTAATGACATTTCTGCAGCTGCAGGAATTAAAGGTACTATTTTTAAAGATTGGAAATTTGACCTGAGCAATACATACGGGCAAAATGCTTTCGATTATAACATAGAAAATACTGTGAATGCTTCCTTAAGAGAAGCTTCTCCTACCAAATTTGACGCAGGAGGATTACGTTTTGCACAAAATACAACAAACCTTGATTTGAGCAAAAAATTCAATGCTTTAAACGTAGCTTTTGGAGCAGAATCGCGTTATGAAATGTTCGGGATTAATGCTGGCTCACCTGATTCTTACAGCCAATATGATATTAACGGAAATATCGTTACTGCGACAACTCCTTCAAACATAAGAGTGACAGATTTCTTTGGAGCTGCCAGACCTGGAGGAGCACAAGTTTTTCCTGGTTACAGAGCACAAAATGCAAAAAATGAGTCCAGACACAGTTACGCCTTATATACCGATTTAGAATTAGATGTTACCGATAAATGGCTGCTAAATGGTGCGGTTCGTTTTGAAAACTATTCTGATTTTGGAAGTACCACTACTTTTAAACTGGCAAGCCGTTACAAACTTAGCAATAATGTAAATTTACGCGGTGCTTTTTCAACTGGATTTAGAGCACCGTCTTTACACCAGATTTATTACGAATCAACTGCTACTCAATTTACAGGAGGAGTTCCTTTTGAAGTAGGAACTTTTAGCAATGATTCTGAAATAGCAAAACTATTAGGAATTCCTAAATTAAAACAAGAAGAATCTAAAAGTGTAAGCGCTGGATTTACAGCCAAAATCCCAGCCGCCAATATTACGATCACAGCTGATGCCTATTTCATAAGGATAAACGACAGAGTTGTGCTTACAGATCAATTTACGCCGACACCTGAAACAAAACCATTGTACGATCAGGCAGGTGCAACTGCAGCAAATTTCTTTGCCAATGCAATTGATACTGAATCTAAAGGTTTTGATGTTGTAATTACCAACAAACTTAATTTGAATGAAAATCTGACTTTAAAAAATGATTTATCAGGCACTTTTTCAAGAACACATAAGGTTGGCAATATTCATGCCTCTCCTATTTTAGAAGCAGCTGGACAAGTAAACACTTACTACTCTGAAACTTCTAGAATTTATTTAGAAGAAGCTATACCAAGAGTAAAAGTAAACCTGACCAACAATCTGTCTTATAAAAAATTCGACTTCTTTTTAAGAAATGTCTATTTTGGAGCTGTTACAGATCCAAACGTTGCTGACGTAAATGGTGATGGTTATGTTGGTGCAACTATAGTAAATGGCAAAGCTGTAGAAAATGAGCATCCTATTTGGGGCGCTAAAATTATCACTGATATGTCTGTTGGCTTCAAAATTACTGCCAGTACAAAAATTGTAGTTGGCGCCAACAATATTTTTGATATTTATCCAGATAAAAACTTGGGGCCGCAAATGGCTAAAAGAGCTACTGGTGTTGATTCAAACGGAAACATTACTTATGCACCAGCTGCAACGGCTATAGATTTATCAAACCAAAATCAATTTGTATATTCAAGAAATGTATCGCAGTTTGGTCAAAACGGCCGTTTTATCTTTGCAAGATTAAACTTTAGCTTCTAA
- a CDS encoding aminotransferase class I/II-fold pyridoxal phosphate-dependent enzyme: MKVEKFPDRIIEIDQKEYLYFGGTAYLGLPTNKKFQELVVQNILNWGTTYGSSRTANIQLSAYDAGETFLASHIGSKSAVTVSSGMLAGKLVIDLLKTQTDCFFHLNDTHNAIQTKNSLPIFVDGNVNGRLLDSKFEKITILTDGVPSFETNPADLSFLEKISKNKEITLVIDESHSLGIVGQNGCGIYSSVSFPLKRKIMVSSLGKAFGLTGGVIASDSDFINQIKEWETFTSAAGMNPAFVQTLSDAKEIYRIQHQKLLDNLNYIDSILVKNGNVKFDKSYPLIYLLSNELVEKLREEKIIIASFRYTKDTEPLNRIVITANHLKEDLDKIVGILNSNK; encoded by the coding sequence ATGAAAGTCGAAAAATTTCCAGATCGAATTATTGAAATAGACCAAAAGGAGTATTTGTATTTTGGAGGAACAGCCTATTTAGGACTTCCGACAAATAAAAAGTTTCAAGAATTGGTGGTTCAGAATATTTTGAATTGGGGAACTACATACGGAAGCTCCAGAACTGCCAATATTCAGTTATCGGCTTATGATGCAGGCGAAACTTTTTTAGCTTCTCACATCGGTTCAAAAAGCGCTGTTACTGTTTCTTCGGGAATGCTAGCTGGAAAACTCGTTATTGATTTACTGAAAACGCAAACTGACTGCTTTTTTCATTTAAATGATACTCATAATGCCATCCAAACTAAAAATAGTCTTCCAATATTCGTAGACGGAAATGTAAATGGCCGTTTATTAGATTCAAAATTTGAGAAAATAACAATTTTGACTGACGGCGTACCTTCTTTTGAAACAAATCCAGCCGATTTATCATTTTTAGAAAAAATTTCAAAGAATAAAGAAATCACATTAGTTATTGATGAATCGCATTCGTTAGGAATTGTAGGCCAAAATGGCTGTGGAATTTATTCCTCTGTTTCCTTTCCTCTTAAAAGAAAAATCATGGTTTCTTCTTTAGGAAAAGCTTTTGGATTAACTGGTGGCGTTATTGCTTCAGACTCTGATTTCATCAATCAAATCAAAGAATGGGAAACTTTTACAAGTGCCGCGGGAATGAATCCTGCTTTTGTACAAACACTTTCTGATGCCAAAGAAATTTATAGAATACAACATCAAAAATTGCTGGATAATTTAAATTATATCGATTCTATTCTAGTTAAAAATGGCAATGTCAAATTTGATAAAAGCTATCCTTTAATTTATCTTTTATCAAATGAACTTGTAGAGAAACTAAGGGAGGAAAAAATCATTATCGCCAGTTTCAGATATACCAAAGATACTGAACCACTAAATAGAATTGTAATTACAGCTAATCATTTAAAAGAAGATTTGGATAAAATTGTTGGCATTTTAAATTCGAATAAGTAA
- a CDS encoding dipeptide epimerase yields the protein MKLILREYNLKLKHTFTISRESIDFQPSLIVELQSEGFSGFGEATSNPYYNTTVPMMMQDLEKIRSIIENTENETPDAFWAKIHPYLKDDMFALCALDLAYNDLFARKKGKKLYELWNYTTERNPMTDYTIGIASIDKMVSKMQELPWPIYKIKLGTKEDIEIVKALRKHTNAIFRIDANCGWTVEETINNAVELKKLGVEFLEQPMKADNWEGHKEVFKHSVLPVIADESCIIEEDVAKCFNHFHGVNVKLVKCGGLTPGKRMIEEAKKLGLRTMVGCMTESTVGISAIAHLLPQLDYVDMDGALLLAEDIATGITIKDGIISYSDLNGTGVTLL from the coding sequence ATGAAACTAATTTTAAGAGAATACAATCTGAAACTAAAACACACTTTTACCATTTCGAGAGAATCTATTGATTTTCAGCCTTCGTTAATTGTCGAATTGCAAAGTGAAGGTTTTTCTGGTTTTGGAGAAGCAACTTCAAATCCGTATTACAACACTACCGTTCCAATGATGATGCAGGATTTGGAAAAAATCAGAAGCATTATTGAAAATACTGAAAATGAAACTCCTGATGCTTTCTGGGCAAAAATCCATCCGTATTTAAAAGACGATATGTTTGCTTTATGTGCTTTAGATCTCGCCTACAATGATTTGTTTGCCCGCAAAAAAGGCAAAAAACTTTACGAATTGTGGAATTACACCACTGAGAGAAATCCGATGACAGATTATACTATCGGAATTGCTTCTATTGACAAAATGGTTTCTAAAATGCAGGAGCTTCCATGGCCGATTTACAAAATAAAATTAGGGACAAAGGAAGACATCGAAATTGTAAAAGCGCTTCGAAAACACACTAATGCCATTTTTAGGATTGATGCCAACTGTGGCTGGACTGTTGAAGAAACGATAAATAATGCGGTTGAATTAAAAAAGCTAGGCGTTGAATTCTTAGAACAGCCAATGAAAGCAGACAATTGGGAAGGCCATAAAGAAGTTTTCAAGCATTCTGTTCTTCCTGTAATTGCCGATGAAAGCTGTATTATTGAAGAAGATGTAGCCAAGTGTTTCAATCATTTTCATGGTGTGAATGTAAAATTGGTAAAATGTGGCGGTCTGACACCTGGAAAACGCATGATCGAAGAAGCCAAAAAATTAGGATTAAGAACAATGGTGGGCTGCATGACTGAATCTACTGTCGGAATTTCTGCTATTGCGCACTTGCTACCTCAATTGGATTATGTAGATATGGACGGAGCGCTTCTTTTAGCAGAAGATATTGCAACTGGCATAACTATTAAAGATGGCATAATTAGTTATTCAGATCTTAACGGAACTGGCGTAACACTTTTATAG
- the sucC gene encoding ADP-forming succinate--CoA ligase subunit beta, whose translation MNIHEYQGKEILASYGVRVQRGIVANNAVEAVAAAKQLTAETGTGWHVIKAQIHAGGRGKGGGVKLAKNLQQVEELAEQIIGMQLITPQTPPEGKKVNKVLVAEDVYYPGESETSEFYVSVLLNRGTGRNMIMYSTEGGMDIEEVAEHTPHLIFTEEIDPSVGLQGFQARRIAFNLGLSGNAFKEMVKFIDALYNAYIGSDASMFEINPVLKTSDNKILAVDAKVNIDDNALYRQPKYAEMRDIREENPIEVEAKEVGLNYVDLDGTVGCMVNGAGLAMATMDLIKYAGFEPANFLDVGGTADAKRVETAFRIILKDPNVKAILINIFGGIVRCDRVAQGVVDAYKNMGDAINVPIIVRLQGTNAEIAKELIDNSGMPILSAVQFQEAADQVKAALS comes from the coding sequence ATGAACATACACGAATATCAAGGAAAAGAAATTTTAGCGAGTTACGGAGTACGCGTACAACGCGGAATTGTGGCTAACAATGCGGTTGAAGCTGTAGCTGCTGCAAAACAATTAACTGCCGAAACTGGTACAGGATGGCATGTAATAAAAGCACAAATTCACGCAGGTGGTCGTGGAAAAGGTGGTGGAGTTAAGCTGGCTAAAAACTTACAACAAGTTGAAGAGTTAGCAGAACAAATCATCGGAATGCAGTTGATTACACCTCAGACTCCGCCTGAAGGTAAAAAAGTAAATAAGGTATTAGTTGCAGAAGATGTTTACTATCCAGGTGAAAGCGAAACTTCTGAATTTTATGTTTCTGTTTTATTGAATAGAGGTACAGGACGCAACATGATCATGTATTCTACTGAAGGTGGAATGGATATCGAAGAAGTTGCTGAGCACACGCCACATTTAATCTTTACTGAAGAAATCGATCCATCTGTAGGATTGCAAGGTTTCCAAGCTAGAAGAATTGCTTTCAATTTAGGGCTTTCTGGAAACGCTTTCAAAGAAATGGTAAAATTCATCGATGCACTTTACAATGCTTACATTGGTTCTGATGCTTCTATGTTTGAAATCAACCCAGTTTTAAAAACTTCTGATAACAAAATCTTAGCTGTTGACGCTAAAGTTAATATCGACGATAACGCTTTATACAGACAACCTAAATATGCTGAAATGAGAGATATCCGTGAGGAGAATCCAATCGAAGTTGAAGCTAAAGAAGTTGGTCTTAACTATGTTGACCTTGACGGTACTGTAGGATGTATGGTAAACGGAGCTGGTCTTGCAATGGCAACTATGGACTTAATTAAATATGCTGGTTTTGAGCCTGCTAACTTCCTTGACGTAGGAGGAACAGCTGATGCAAAACGTGTTGAAACAGCTTTCAGAATTATCTTGAAAGATCCAAACGTAAAAGCTATCTTAATTAACATCTTTGGAGGTATCGTTCGTTGTGACCGTGTTGCTCAAGGTGTTGTTGACGCTTACAAAAATATGGGAGACGCTATCAATGTGCCAATTATCGTTCGTTTGCAAGGAACAAATGCTGAAATTGCAAAAGAATTAATTGACAACTCTGGTATGCCAATCTTATCTGCAGTTCAATTCCAAGAAGCTGCTGATCAAGTTAAAGCTGCTCTTTCTTAA
- the uvrB gene encoding excinuclease ABC subunit UvrB produces the protein MKFQVSSEYSPKGDQPQAIEKLAQGVIDGDKYQTLLGVTGSGKTFTVANVIQEVQRPTLVLAHNKTLAAQLYSEFKQFFPNNAVEYFVSYYDYYQPEAFMPVTGVFIEKDLSINEELEKMRLSTTSSLLSGRRDVLVVASVSCLYGIGNPVEFQKNVIEIKRDQVISRTKLLHSLVQSLYARTEADFNPGTFRIKGDTVEVYPSYADDAYRIHFFGDEIEEIESFDAKTSQVIEKFQRLTIYPANMFVTSPEVLQGAIWQIQQDLVKQVDYFKEIGKHLEAKRLEERTNFDLEMIRELGYCSGIENYSRYLDGREAGTRPFCLLDYFPSDYLMVVDESHVTVSQVHAMYGGDRSRKENLVEYGFRLPAAMDNRPLKFEEFEALQNQVIYVSATPADYELQKSDGIYVEQIIRPTGLLDPEIEVRPSLNQIDDLIEEIQVRCELDERVLVTTLTKRMAEELAKYLTKVSIRCRYIHSEVDTLERIEIMQDLRKGLFDVLIGVNLLREGLDLPEVSLVAILDADKEGFLRNHRSLTQTIGRAARNLNGKAIMYADKITASMQRTIDETNYRRTKQINFNVENNIVPQALNKKIESAFTKNPLVEYELGHPIPVAAEPETAYLSKTELEKMIREKRKTMEKAAKELDFLQAAKLRDEIKKLQEQLA, from the coding sequence ATGAAATTCCAAGTTTCTTCAGAATATAGTCCAAAAGGCGATCAGCCGCAGGCGATAGAAAAGTTAGCGCAAGGTGTAATCGACGGAGATAAATACCAAACTTTGTTGGGAGTTACAGGCTCGGGAAAAACATTTACCGTTGCCAATGTGATTCAAGAAGTGCAAAGACCCACTTTAGTTTTGGCTCATAACAAAACTTTAGCAGCACAATTGTATTCAGAATTCAAGCAGTTTTTCCCTAATAACGCTGTTGAATATTTCGTTTCTTACTACGACTATTATCAGCCAGAAGCCTTTATGCCCGTGACTGGCGTTTTTATTGAGAAAGATTTATCTATCAATGAAGAACTCGAGAAAATGCGTTTGAGTACTACCTCTTCTCTGCTTTCTGGACGCCGTGATGTGCTGGTTGTAGCTTCTGTTTCTTGTTTGTATGGTATTGGAAATCCTGTTGAGTTTCAGAAAAATGTAATTGAAATCAAAAGAGATCAGGTTATTTCGAGAACCAAATTATTGCACAGTCTAGTGCAAAGTTTATATGCGAGAACCGAGGCCGATTTTAACCCAGGTACTTTCCGAATCAAAGGAGATACGGTTGAAGTTTACCCGAGTTATGCAGACGATGCGTATCGAATACATTTTTTTGGAGATGAAATTGAAGAAATCGAATCGTTTGACGCCAAAACCTCTCAAGTAATAGAAAAATTTCAGCGATTAACGATTTATCCCGCCAATATGTTTGTGACTTCCCCAGAGGTTTTGCAAGGTGCGATTTGGCAGATTCAGCAAGATTTGGTCAAACAGGTTGATTATTTTAAAGAAATAGGGAAACATCTCGAAGCGAAACGTCTGGAAGAAAGAACCAATTTCGATTTAGAAATGATTCGAGAATTAGGTTATTGCTCTGGAATTGAAAACTATTCGCGTTACCTTGACGGACGTGAAGCCGGAACAAGACCTTTCTGCTTGTTGGATTATTTTCCAAGCGATTATTTAATGGTTGTCGACGAAAGTCACGTAACCGTTTCACAAGTACACGCCATGTACGGAGGTGACCGCAGCCGTAAAGAAAATTTGGTGGAATACGGTTTTAGATTACCTGCCGCAATGGACAACCGCCCTTTGAAATTTGAAGAATTTGAAGCCTTGCAAAATCAGGTAATTTATGTTTCTGCAACTCCTGCTGATTACGAATTGCAAAAATCAGACGGAATTTATGTAGAACAGATTATTCGTCCAACTGGATTATTAGATCCTGAAATTGAAGTTCGCCCAAGTTTAAATCAAATTGATGATTTAATTGAAGAAATTCAGGTTCGCTGCGAATTGGATGAAAGGGTTTTAGTAACCACTTTAACTAAAAGAATGGCCGAAGAATTGGCCAAATATCTAACCAAAGTAAGCATTAGATGCCGTTACATCCATTCTGAGGTAGATACTTTAGAACGTATCGAAATCATGCAGGATTTACGAAAAGGTCTTTTTGATGTTTTAATTGGAGTAAACTTGCTACGTGAAGGTCTAGATTTGCCAGAAGTTTCTCTTGTTGCCATTTTAGATGCCGACAAAGAAGGTTTCTTGCGTAATCACAGATCTTTAACTCAGACAATTGGCCGTGCGGCTAGAAACTTAAATGGTAAAGCAATTATGTATGCCGACAAAATTACAGCGAGTATGCAAAGAACAATTGATGAAACCAACTACAGACGAACCAAACAGATTAATTTCAACGTAGAAAACAATATCGTCCCTCAGGCCTTAAACAAAAAAATCGAAAGCGCGTTTACCAAAAACCCATTGGTAGAATACGAATTAGGACATCCAATTCCTGTTGCTGCTGAGCCAGAAACGGCTTATCTTTCTAAAACAGAATTAGAAAAAATGATTCGCGAAAAGCGCAAAACAATGGAAAAAGCCGCCAAAGAATTAGACTTTTTGCAAGCAGCTAAACTTCGTGACGAAATTAAAAAACTCCAGGAACAGCTGGCTTAA
- a CDS encoding DUF1456 family protein, whose product MTNNDILKKLRVALMLRDDQIVEILELVDFRISKSELGAFFRAEDHPNYMECGDQVLRNFLNGLVIHLRGTKENPKNPNEVLAKHKAEIPKRETTKERPEFKAGPKDSEKYRGDQSPSKSGSSAGKPKKKSFPKGNGKPVVVEKVVYKNGNKKKS is encoded by the coding sequence ATGACAAATAACGATATACTTAAAAAACTTCGCGTGGCTTTGATGCTCCGTGACGACCAAATAGTTGAAATTTTAGAATTGGTAGATTTCAGAATTTCAAAATCAGAATTAGGTGCTTTTTTTAGAGCTGAAGACCATCCAAATTATATGGAATGTGGTGATCAGGTTTTACGTAACTTCTTAAACGGATTAGTCATTCATTTAAGAGGAACTAAAGAAAACCCAAAAAATCCAAACGAAGTTTTAGCCAAACATAAAGCTGAAATTCCAAAAAGAGAAACTACTAAAGAAAGGCCAGAATTTAAAGCTGGCCCAAAAGATTCTGAAAAATATAGAGGAGACCAAAGTCCATCAAAGTCAGGTTCATCAGCCGGAAAACCTAAAAAGAAGTCATTCCCAAAAGGAAATGGGAAACCCGTTGTTGTAGAAAAAGTGGTTTACAAAAACGGGAATAAGAAAAAATCTTAA
- a CDS encoding alpha/beta hydrolase, with protein MKRIFLAILLLSTLIGKAQSTASKNVSTFTIEAPQLNTSKKIWIYLPENYSKNIQKKYSVIYMHDAQNLFDAKTSYSGEWNVDEKLDSLKAQIIVIGIEHGNEKRIDELTPFKNEKYGGGNADNYLEFIVKTLKPYIDKNYRTKTKAKSTILFGSSLGGLVSFYGALKYPETFGKAGVFSPSFWFSNDIYAFAEKQPKIKTKIYFLCGDKESDDMVKDLTKMKRLLDTKRCYCLHLDKTKIVKGGEHNEKLWRDYFVEALLWLGY; from the coding sequence ATGAAGAGGATTTTCTTGGCAATTTTACTTCTGTCTACTCTTATTGGCAAAGCACAAAGCACCGCTTCAAAAAACGTATCGACTTTTACGATTGAAGCGCCACAGCTGAATACTTCAAAAAAAATCTGGATTTATCTTCCGGAAAATTATTCTAAAAACATTCAGAAAAAATATAGTGTCATTTATATGCACGACGCTCAAAATCTGTTTGATGCCAAAACTTCTTATTCTGGCGAGTGGAATGTTGATGAAAAGCTGGACAGCTTAAAAGCCCAAATAATTGTTATAGGAATCGAACACGGAAATGAAAAACGCATTGACGAACTGACTCCGTTTAAAAATGAAAAATATGGTGGCGGAAATGCTGATAATTATCTTGAATTTATTGTAAAAACATTAAAACCATACATCGACAAAAATTACAGAACCAAAACAAAAGCTAAAAGTACGATCCTTTTCGGAAGCTCTCTCGGCGGATTGGTTTCTTTTTATGGCGCTTTAAAATATCCTGAAACTTTTGGCAAAGCAGGTGTTTTTTCACCATCATTTTGGTTTTCAAATGACATTTATGCTTTCGCAGAAAAACAGCCTAAAATTAAAACTAAAATCTATTTTCTGTGCGGAGATAAAGAAAGTGACGATATGGTAAAAGATTTAACCAAAATGAAACGTTTACTAGATACAAAACGCTGCTATTGCCTCCATCTCGATAAAACCAAAATTGTAAAGGGCGGCGAACATAATGAAAAATTGTGGCGCGACTATTTTGTAGAGGCGTTGCTTTGGCTAGGCTATTAA
- a CDS encoding TerB family tellurite resistance protein, producing MNTEAEKRSLLLEMITLATVDGHLHKRELEFLRLVAVELNISEEEFQDLFHQETKSLPIPSEIQRINQFYRLALLMHCDGVLHEREFQAIQQIALQMGLNLSAVKRVLEMMKKSPNTVINPIVLLEIFKEQHN from the coding sequence ATGAATACAGAAGCAGAAAAAAGAAGTTTACTTTTAGAAATGATTACGCTCGCCACTGTAGACGGACATTTGCACAAACGAGAGCTGGAATTTTTAAGACTTGTAGCTGTAGAGTTGAATATTAGCGAAGAAGAATTTCAGGATTTATTTCATCAGGAAACAAAATCACTGCCGATACCATCTGAGATTCAGCGCATCAACCAGTTTTACAGATTGGCTCTCCTAATGCATTGCGACGGTGTTTTGCACGAAAGAGAATTTCAAGCCATTCAACAGATTGCTTTACAAATGGGATTGAACCTATCTGCTGTAAAACGTGTTTTAGAAATGATGAAAAAATCTCCCAATACAGTAATCAATCCAATAGTATTGCTAGAAATTTTTAAGGAACAGCATAATTAA